In Humulus lupulus chromosome 7, drHumLupu1.1, whole genome shotgun sequence, the following are encoded in one genomic region:
- the LOC133792578 gene encoding ATPase family AAA domain-containing protein FIGL1-like, producing the protein MEARQGWWLGSVGTVAGLGRDIVEFEPEVSSRAPSARTFVIKHFKAFQSCGNFVPPIKSNGGNSGNITSRIGGKSDDTVDDSTKRCLELICGPDGELPEKLRNLEPRLIEHVSNEIMDKDPNVRWEDIAGLEHAKKCVTEMVIWPLLRPDIFKGCRSPGKGLLLFGPPGTGKTMIGKAIVGEAKATFFYIYASSLTSKWIGEGEKLVRALFGVASCRQPAVIFVDEIDSLLSRRKSEGEHQSSRRLKTQFLIEMEGFDSGSEQILLIGATNRPQELDEAARRRLTKRLYIPLPSSGEIPKFEFKLIWCI; encoded by the exons ATGGAGGCTCGGCAAGGATGGTGGCTGGGCTCGGTAGGGACGGTGGCTGGGCTCGGCAGGGACATTGTTGAGTTCGAGCCTGAGGTGTCCAGTAGAGCCCCTAGTGCCAG GACCTTTGTCATCAAACATTTCAAAGCTTTTCAATCTTGTGGTAATTTTGTTCCCCCTATTAAATCCAATGGTGGCAACTCTGGGAATATAACTTCACGAATTGGTGGAAAGAGCGACGATACAGTAGATGATTCTACAAAGAGATG TTTGGAATTGATATGTGGTCCTGATGGTGAGCTTCCAGAAAAATTAAGGAATTTGGAGCCTCGTCTTATTGAACATGTTAGCAATGAGATCATGGACAAGGATCCCAATGTTCGGTGGGAGGACATTG CTGGTCTAGAGCATGCAAAAAAATGCGTGACAGAGATGGTGATATGGCCTCTGTTACGTCCTGATATATTTAAAGGTTGTCGTTCTCCTGGAAAAGGCCTTCTTCTCTTTGGCCCACCA GGAACAGGCAAAACAATGATTGGAAAAGCCATAGTCGGAGAAGCGAAAGCTACCTTTTTCTATATATATGCTAGTTCACTGACGAGCAAGTGG ATTGGCGAGGGGGAAAAGCTAGTGCGAGCCCTCTTTGGAGTTGCCAGTTGTCGTCAACCAGCTGTGATTTTTGTTGATGAAATTGATTCACTTCTCTCTCGG CGTAAGTCAGAAGGTGAACATCAATCGAGTAGAAGACTGAAAACACAGTTTCTCATTGAGATGGAAGGCTTTGACAGTGGCAGTGAACAAATTCTACTCATAG GAGCAACGAATCGGCCCCAGGAACTTGATGAAGCAGCACGGAGGCGACTTACGAAAAGGCTATATATTCCTTTACCTTCTTCAGGTGAAATTCCGaagtttgaattcaaattaatatgGTGCATCTAA
- the LOC133792579 gene encoding barwin-like, producing the protein MIQNYGVFLEKDGAGFRGQAKLTGFKNGDIDLSKSLWTYQSTGGATAEQCGRQASGAKCPNGLCCIQYGWCGTTNDYCSPQSGCQSNCKGSSTPTNPPTGGETVVRPTYHYYNPQQNNWDLMAVSAYCSTWDADKPYSWRSKYGWTAFCGPSGPRGRDSFGKCLRLRNTRTGATITARIVDQCSNGGLDLDFNTIFKPLDTDGIGYQQGSLQVGYTFVNCGD; encoded by the exons ATGATACAGAATTATGGTGTATTCTTGGAGAAAGATGGAGCAGGGTTTAGAGGGCAAGCTAAACTTACTGGATTTAAAAATGGGGATATAGACCTCTCAAAGTCTTTATGGACCTACCAG TCCACTGGTGGAGCAACGGCTGAGCAATGCGGACGCCAAGCGAGCGGCGCTAAATGCCCGAACGGGCTGTGCTGCATCCAATACGGGTGGTGTGGCACCACCAACGATTACTGCTCGCCACAATCTGGCTGCCAGAGCAATTGTAAGGGTAGCTCAACACCAACAAATCCACCGACCGGCGGTGAAACTGTTGTGAGACCCACATACCATTACTACAATCCACAACAGAACAATTGGGACTTAATGGCTGTTAGTGCTTATTGCTCCACTTGGGATGCCGATAAGCCTTACTCATGGCGCAGCAAATATGGCTGGACTGCCTTCTGTGGACCATCCGGACCTAGGGGCCGTGACTCTTTTGGAAAGTGTTTGAGG cttaGGAATACAAGAACTGGGGCAACCATAACAGCAAGGATTGTGGATCAGTGCAGCAATGGGGGCTTAGATTTAGACTTTAACACTATATTTAAGCCATTAGACACCGATGGAATTGGATATCAACAGGGTTCTCTCCAAGTGGGCTACACATTTGTCAATTGTGGGGATTAG